In one Candidatus Hepatincola sp. Av genomic region, the following are encoded:
- the bdhA gene encoding NADH-dependent butanol dehydrogenase A: protein MQSFNWQASTDIHFGKNKIQDLAELLQSHKVKKVLLTYGSGSIKKNGIFESVTEQLKKCKIETFELANIAPNPRYESVLEGAKICKEENIDLILAVGGGSIVDCSKAIALAYGYNGKDFWNDIIKAGKGHTIEKVIPLGVVLTLAATGSEMNAGAVISNLATKEKLGVFSPKVKPIFSILDPEYTYSVPKHQIAAGATDAFSHCLEQYFSKEDSAIVSDNILLGIMKTIKTVARTAMDNPKDYNSHANLMWSATMALNFITAVGKTPDWATHAMEHAVSAYYDITHAVGLAIITPYWLEYVLNEKNAYRFQNLGKVVFDLQPTNNANEDAKKTIQAIAEFFKSLDMPSKLSEVKVEAKNIDGMVTSTFASGVSTIGNFKTLNPTDVKTILTNAL, encoded by the coding sequence ATGCAATCATTTAATTGGCAAGCTAGCACCGATATTCACTTTGGAAAAAACAAAATCCAAGACCTTGCAGAACTTTTGCAATCTCATAAAGTTAAAAAAGTATTACTAACCTATGGTTCTGGTAGTATTAAGAAAAATGGTATCTTTGAATCTGTAACCGAGCAACTAAAAAAATGTAAGATAGAAACCTTTGAACTAGCTAATATTGCTCCTAATCCAAGATACGAGTCAGTATTAGAGGGGGCAAAAATTTGTAAAGAAGAAAATATAGATCTTATCCTAGCCGTAGGAGGAGGTAGTATTGTAGATTGTTCTAAGGCAATAGCATTAGCCTATGGTTATAATGGCAAAGACTTTTGGAACGATATTATTAAAGCGGGCAAAGGGCATACCATAGAAAAAGTAATTCCACTTGGAGTAGTATTAACTTTAGCCGCAACAGGCAGTGAAATGAATGCCGGAGCAGTAATTAGTAATTTAGCCACTAAAGAAAAATTAGGAGTTTTTTCACCTAAGGTAAAACCTATATTTTCTATTTTAGACCCAGAATATACTTACTCGGTTCCTAAGCATCAAATTGCAGCAGGAGCCACCGACGCTTTTAGCCATTGCCTAGAGCAATACTTTTCAAAAGAAGATAGTGCAATAGTAAGCGATAATATCTTATTAGGTATTATGAAAACCATCAAAACTGTGGCTCGCACCGCCATGGATAATCCGAAAGATTATAACTCTCATGCTAATTTAATGTGGAGTGCTACTATGGCGTTAAATTTTATTACTGCCGTTGGTAAAACCCCCGATTGGGCAACTCATGCTATGGAGCATGCCGTTTCTGCTTATTACGATATTACTCATGCGGTAGGTTTAGCCATTATTACTCCTTATTGGTTAGAGTATGTACTCAATGAAAAAAATGCTTACAGATTCCAAAATCTTGGCAAGGTGGTGTTTGATCTGCAACCAACTAATAATGCTAATGAAGATGCCAAAAAAACTATTCAAGCAATAGCCGAATTTTTTAAATCTTTAGATATGCCAAGTAAATTATCGGAAGTTAAGGTAGAAGCCAAAAATATTGATGGTATGGTAACTTCTACTTTTGCCTCGGGGGTTAGCACTATTGGTAATTTTAAAACTTTAAATCCAACAGATGTAAAAACTATTTTAACCAACGCTTTGTAA
- a CDS encoding S1-like RNA-binding domain conataining protein, whose translation MKSSSCYPLLQDGFFIVRLVPIRSVSNSYVMFDAINHTIKNRAKKKLYKLGDKVQVILSATDEIRGLITFSLAKSHF comes from the coding sequence TTGAAGAGTAGTAGTTGCTACCCTCTCCTTCAAGATGGTTTTTTTATTGTTAGATTAGTGCCTATCCGCAGCGTTAGCAATTCTTATGTGATGTTTGATGCCATAAACCACACTATTAAAAACAGAGCTAAAAAGAAATTATACAAGCTAGGAGACAAAGTACAGGTAATTTTAAGTGCTACTGATGAAATTCGTGGCTTAATTACTTTTTCTTTAGCAAAATCTCATTTTTAA
- a CDS encoding sodium-dependent transporter, whose amino-acid sequence MEKRENWSSRFAYIMTVAGATVGFGSTWRFPYLVGEYGGGAFLVLFLICIFLLGVPLIMAESVIGRRLHQNNIDSFKGKNISKWWQIVGYMGCLGAFGILAYYMVLGGWVLSYIVNIGEGHLPLDSLITKEVSSNFFESSIGNTRGVIFYTFCFVLINYYILAKGIIQGIENAMKFLMPLLLLLLILVIFRSVTLPNAWLGVKFYLTPDFSKIGISAILAALGQVFFALSIGFGVMITLASYLHKKENIVVTASTSAVVNTLIAFLAGFMIFPSIFAFGLAPDSGPSLVFKVLPIVFSSMVGGTIFAFCFFSLLLIAALTSSLSIYEVIITSLIEKTNLSRKAATTITLAVIFILGNIPSALSYSSFSNIIIFGKNIFDLFDYVSANVLFISTALLSAIFVGYVIKDEALAEITNNHTLPFKLKNFWILWLRYAIPIIIIIIFISSIIAI is encoded by the coding sequence ATGGAAAAAAGAGAAAACTGGTCTAGCCGTTTCGCATATATCATGACGGTTGCCGGAGCAACTGTAGGTTTTGGTAGTACTTGGAGGTTCCCCTATTTAGTTGGTGAATATGGCGGTGGAGCTTTTTTAGTATTATTTTTAATTTGTATATTCTTATTAGGTGTGCCTTTAATTATGGCAGAAAGTGTAATTGGAAGAAGGTTGCACCAAAATAACATTGACTCCTTTAAAGGTAAAAATATTTCTAAATGGTGGCAGATTGTTGGATACATGGGTTGTTTAGGAGCCTTTGGGATTTTAGCTTATTATATGGTACTTGGTGGTTGGGTATTAAGTTACATTGTAAATATTGGTGAGGGGCATTTACCTTTAGACTCTTTAATTACTAAAGAAGTATCATCAAACTTTTTTGAGAGTTCTATCGGCAATACCAGAGGAGTAATATTTTATACTTTTTGCTTTGTGTTAATAAATTATTATATTTTAGCTAAGGGAATTATTCAAGGTATTGAAAATGCCATGAAGTTTTTAATGCCCTTACTTTTATTGTTATTAATTTTAGTAATTTTCAGAAGTGTTACTTTACCAAATGCTTGGTTAGGAGTTAAATTTTATTTAACGCCTGATTTTTCTAAAATTGGTATTAGTGCCATATTAGCTGCATTAGGGCAAGTATTTTTTGCTTTAAGCATTGGTTTTGGGGTAATGATTACTTTAGCATCTTACTTACACAAAAAAGAAAATATTGTGGTTACAGCTTCCACTAGTGCTGTGGTGAATACTTTAATTGCTTTTTTAGCTGGCTTTATGATTTTCCCTTCTATTTTTGCCTTTGGTTTAGCACCGGATTCAGGACCTAGTTTAGTATTTAAAGTATTACCTATTGTTTTTTCTTCTATGGTGGGTGGTACTATTTTTGCGTTTTGTTTCTTTAGTTTATTATTAATAGCTGCTTTAACTAGTTCTTTAAGTATTTATGAAGTAATTATTACATCACTAATTGAAAAAACTAATCTTAGTAGAAAGGCAGCAACCACTATTACCTTAGCGGTAATTTTTATTTTAGGTAATATTCCAAGTGCTTTATCTTATTCATCTTTTTCTAATATAATTATATTTGGTAAAAATATTTTTGATTTATTTGATTATGTAAGTGCTAATGTTTTATTTATTAGTACAGCGTTACTATCGGCTATTTTTGTAGGATATGTAATTAAAGATGAGGCTCTTGCTGAAATTACTAATAACCATAC
- a CDS encoding preprotein translocase subunit SecG: MVSVLYILQFIITIILIVLVIFQKSKGGAGLISSNPYNSFFANKAIISNPLTKITIIFGIALFVNSITIGALEIHSTKAESDIINKIEQIKKTQPTNNKNQQNKVNNIPLEGK, encoded by the coding sequence ATGGTATCTGTTTTATATATATTACAATTTATTATTACTATTATTTTAATAGTACTTGTGATTTTTCAAAAAAGTAAAGGAGGAGCTGGTTTAATTAGTTCTAACCCTTATAATAGTTTTTTTGCCAATAAAGCTATTATTTCTAACCCTTTAACTAAAATTACTATAATTTTTGGTATTGCTTTATTTGTAAATAGTATTACTATTGGTGCTTTAGAAATTCATAGCACTAAGGCTGAAAGTGATATCATTAATAAAATTGAACAAATCAAAAAAACCCAACCAACCAATAATAAAAACCAACAAAATAAAGTTAATAACATACCATTAGAGGGAAAATAA
- the eno gene encoding Enolase codes for MSEIVDIIAREILDSRGNPTIEVDVILESGAIGRAAVPSGASTGALEAHELRDNDKTRYAGKGVLKAVDSIEEIYEHIVGLDATDQRIIDKTLIELDGTPNKSRLGANAILGVSLAVAKAAAEHCGLTLYKYLGGINAHVLPIPLMNVINGGQHADNPIDIQEFMIAPVSAETMADAIRMGAEVFHTLKKILHEGGHNTNVGDEGGFAPALKSAEQVLDILVEAITKAGYKAGKDIMLAMDAASSEFYEKGKYNMKGEGVVRTADELIKYYETLCKKYPIFSIEDGLAEDDWEGWKKLTDTLGSTVQLVGDDLFVTNPEILSKGISKGVGNSILVKVNQIGTLTETLDAIEMAHKAGYTTIISHRSGETEDSTIADIAVATNAGQIKTGSLSRSDRLAKYNQLIRIEEELDIAGIYAGLIKNPKAK; via the coding sequence ATGTCTGAAATTGTAGATATTATTGCAAGAGAAATCCTAGATAGTAGGGGGAATCCTACCATTGAGGTTGATGTTATCTTAGAAAGTGGTGCCATAGGACGTGCAGCAGTGCCATCTGGTGCTTCTACTGGTGCCTTAGAGGCTCATGAATTAAGAGATAACGATAAAACTAGGTATGCTGGCAAAGGTGTTTTAAAAGCTGTAGATTCAATTGAAGAGATTTACGAACATATTGTGGGGCTAGATGCTACCGACCAAAGAATTATAGATAAAACTCTAATAGAGTTAGATGGCACACCAAACAAATCTCGTTTAGGTGCGAATGCTATTTTAGGAGTTTCTTTAGCTGTAGCTAAAGCTGCCGCTGAACATTGTGGTTTAACTTTATATAAGTATTTAGGTGGGATTAATGCCCATGTATTACCTATTCCTTTAATGAATGTAATAAACGGCGGGCAACATGCCGATAATCCTATAGATATCCAAGAATTTATGATTGCCCCAGTTTCAGCCGAAACTATGGCAGATGCTATCCGCATGGGAGCCGAAGTATTCCATACTTTAAAGAAAATCCTTCATGAAGGCGGGCATAATACCAATGTAGGTGATGAAGGTGGTTTTGCACCAGCTTTAAAAAGTGCTGAACAAGTATTAGATATTTTAGTAGAAGCTATTACCAAAGCTGGTTATAAAGCTGGCAAAGATATTATGCTAGCAATGGATGCTGCCTCTTCTGAATTCTATGAAAAAGGGAAATATAATATGAAAGGGGAAGGCGTTGTAAGAACGGCTGATGAACTCATAAAATATTATGAAACCTTATGTAAAAAATATCCTATTTTTTCTATAGAAGATGGCTTAGCTGAAGATGATTGGGAAGGTTGGAAAAAGCTAACAGATACCTTAGGTTCAACTGTGCAATTAGTAGGAGACGACTTATTCGTTACTAATCCTGAAATTTTAAGCAAAGGAATTAGTAAAGGGGTAGGTAATTCTATTTTAGTAAAAGTAAACCAAATTGGTACTTTAACTGAAACTTTAGATGCCATAGAAATGGCTCATAAGGCTGGTTATACTACTATAATCTCCCACCGTTCTGGCGAAACAGAAGACTCCACCATTGCCGATATTGCAGTAGCAACCAACGCAGGGCAAATCAAGACTGGTTCACTTTCAAGATCCGATAGGTTAGCAAAATATAACCAATTAATTCGTATTGAAGAAGAATTAGATATTGCAGGGATATACGCTGGTTTAATCAAAAACCCTAAAGCAAAATAG
- the ald gene encoding Alanine dehydrogenase encodes MKIGVIKETKNNEYRAGLVPSSVYELVKHGHKVYVETGLGLGIGITNAEYKKSGAIIVDSVEELFKSAELLIKVKEPTEKECKLLTEKHTIFAYLHLAALPIQTKLLQESKATAIAYETVTSKHNTLPLLTPMSEVAGRLSVLSGSYFLLKHNNKGKGVLLNGVPGVPQGHVTIIGAGVVGTNALMTAVGIGAKVTVLDTNLVRLQQLDELFGNKITTMYSSKHNLELSIAKADLVIGAVLIPGAVAPKLISRQMLSLMEKGTVLVDVAIDQGGCFVTSKPTTYEDPTFEVDGIIHYCVANMPGGTAKTSSFALNNATLPFILELANKGVHSAFTENQHLLNGLNVYQGKIAHAHLADSIGQECLNVTSLFTK; translated from the coding sequence ATGAAAATTGGTGTTATAAAAGAAACAAAAAACAATGAATACAGGGCAGGCTTAGTACCCTCTAGTGTTTATGAATTGGTTAAACATGGGCATAAAGTATATGTTGAAACAGGTTTAGGCTTAGGAATAGGAATTACTAATGCTGAGTATAAAAAATCTGGTGCTATTATTGTTGACAGTGTAGAAGAGTTATTTAAAAGTGCCGAGTTGTTAATTAAGGTTAAAGAACCAACTGAAAAAGAATGCAAATTATTAACTGAAAAACATACTATTTTTGCATATTTGCATTTAGCGGCTTTACCAATTCAAACAAAGTTATTACAAGAATCTAAGGCTACAGCTATTGCTTATGAAACTGTTACATCTAAGCACAATACTTTACCCTTATTAACTCCTATGAGTGAAGTTGCAGGAAGGTTATCTGTCCTTAGTGGTAGTTATTTTTTATTAAAACATAATAACAAAGGTAAAGGTGTGTTATTAAATGGCGTTCCTGGAGTTCCTCAAGGGCATGTTACTATTATTGGTGCTGGAGTAGTTGGTACCAATGCTTTAATGACTGCGGTAGGTATAGGTGCTAAAGTAACTGTATTAGATACAAACCTTGTTCGTTTACAACAGTTAGATGAACTATTTGGTAATAAAATTACTACTATGTATTCTTCTAAACATAACCTTGAACTTAGTATTGCTAAGGCTGATCTTGTAATTGGAGCTGTATTAATTCCAGGAGCAGTGGCTCCTAAATTAATTAGTAGGCAAATGCTTAGTTTAATGGAAAAAGGTACAGTATTGGTAGATGTAGCAATAGATCAAGGTGGTTGCTTTGTTACATCAAAACCTACAACTTATGAAGATCCTACTTTTGAGGTTGATGGCATTATTCATTATTGTGTTGCTAATATGCCCGGTGGTACCGCAAAAACTTCTTCTTTTGCCCTTAATAACGCTACATTACCTTTTATTTTAGAATTAGCTAATAAAGGGGTTCATAGTGCTTTTACTGAAAACCAACATTTATTAAATGGTTTGAATGTGTATCAGGGAAAAATTGCTCATGCTCATTTAGCAGATTCAATAGGGCAAGAATGTTTAAATGTAACATCTTTGTTTACTAAATAA
- the pyrG gene encoding CTP synthase, producing the protein MKYIFITGGVTSSLGKGIVSATLGALLKARGYKVRIKKMDPYLNVDPGTMSPFQHGEVFVTEDGAETDLDLGHYERFTSNNCNKNDSISAGRIYFNVLEKERKGVYLGSTIQVIPHVTNEIKDFIINDLTTEDFVICEIGGTVGDIEANPFLEALRQFVNEKGKENVLVVHLTLIPYLPSADELKTKPTQHSVRQLQSLGISPDIILCRSSYNITDNEKKKISLFCNIKEEDVIPTYDCSNIYKIPLSYHYYGLDTRVLHYFKITDSTIDLSKWQEITLKIDEVKDTVEIALVGKYTALKDSYKSIIEAFNHVGIHNNLKINIRWINSEDIQTSEDLTNLFHNIDGILVAPGFGDRGIEGKIKAIQYVREKNIPFLGICLGMQAMVIEYARNVLGIQDAISTEMANQGTPFIALMNEWIQGNSLQTRHEQSDKGGTLRLGSYPCVIAENSKAYEIYGVPVIHERHRHRYEVNNNYTSMLEEKGLVFSGKSPNGILMEIAELPSHRWFVGVQFHPELKSRIFTPHPLFTSFIIETYKFKQEKNPK; encoded by the coding sequence GTGAAATATATTTTTATTACAGGAGGTGTTACATCTTCTTTAGGAAAAGGAATAGTTTCAGCAACATTAGGAGCTTTATTAAAAGCACGGGGCTATAAAGTTCGTATTAAGAAAATGGATCCTTACCTAAATGTAGATCCAGGAACCATGAGTCCATTTCAACATGGTGAAGTATTTGTAACAGAAGATGGTGCAGAAACCGACCTAGACTTAGGGCATTATGAAAGGTTTACTTCTAATAATTGTAATAAGAATGATAGTATCAGTGCAGGACGTATTTACTTTAATGTATTAGAAAAAGAAAGAAAAGGCGTTTATTTAGGCTCTACTATTCAAGTTATTCCCCATGTTACCAATGAAATTAAAGACTTCATAATAAACGACTTAACCACTGAAGACTTTGTAATTTGTGAAATAGGTGGCACCGTTGGTGATATTGAAGCTAACCCTTTTTTAGAGGCTCTAAGACAATTTGTCAATGAAAAGGGCAAAGAAAATGTTTTAGTAGTTCATTTAACTTTAATTCCTTATTTACCATCTGCCGATGAATTAAAAACTAAACCTACCCAACATTCAGTAAGGCAATTACAGTCTTTAGGTATAAGCCCCGATATAATCCTTTGCCGTTCTAGTTATAATATCACCGATAATGAAAAGAAGAAAATTTCATTATTCTGTAATATCAAAGAGGAAGATGTTATTCCAACTTACGATTGTAGTAATATTTATAAAATTCCACTATCTTACCATTATTATGGTTTAGATACTAGAGTTCTACATTATTTTAAAATTACAGACTCCACAATAGATCTTAGTAAATGGCAAGAAATCACCTTAAAAATTGATGAGGTAAAAGACACAGTAGAGATTGCCTTAGTTGGTAAGTATACAGCATTGAAGGATTCTTATAAATCTATTATTGAGGCTTTTAACCATGTAGGCATTCATAATAATTTAAAAATTAATATTCGTTGGATTAACTCTGAAGATATTCAAACCTCTGAAGATTTAACTAACCTTTTCCATAACATAGATGGTATCCTTGTGGCTCCTGGTTTTGGTGATAGAGGGATTGAAGGTAAAATTAAAGCTATTCAATATGTAAGAGAGAAAAATATTCCTTTCTTAGGAATTTGTTTAGGTATGCAAGCAATGGTAATTGAATATGCTAGGAATGTTTTAGGTATTCAAGATGCTATCTCTACCGAAATGGCTAATCAGGGAACACCTTTTATTGCTTTAATGAACGAATGGATTCAAGGCAATAGCCTCCAAACTCGCCATGAACAATCCGATAAAGGCGGCACTTTACGTTTAGGATCCTATCCTTGTGTTATAGCTGAAAATTCTAAAGCCTATGAAATATATGGTGTGCCAGTAATTCATGAAAGGCACCGCCATCGTTACGAGGTTAATAATAATTACACTAGTATGCTAGAAGAAAAAGGTTTAGTATTTTCAGGGAAATCTCCTAATGGTATTCTTATGGAAATTGCAGAATTACCAAGCCACCGTTGGTTTGTAGGCGTTCAATTCCACCCTGAATTAAAGTCTCGTATATTTACACCACACCCATTATTTACTTCTTTTATAATTGAAACCTATAAATTTAAACAAGAAAAAAATCCAAAGTAA
- the kdsA gene encoding 2-dehydro-3-deoxyphosphooctonate aldolase produces MKTVSVNNINISNNLPFTLIAGPCVLESAEHAFFMAENLVKITKELNIPLIYKSSFDKANRSAINAKRGIGLKESLKVFQDIKTKFNIPVITDVHESYQCAEVATVVDVLQIPAFLCRQTDLLIAAGKTGKAINVKKGQFLAPWEMGNITSKIESTGNKKIMLCERGSSFGYNNLVVDMTGLPIMAQTGYPVVFDATHAVQKPGGLGNKTGGNREFAPVLAKAALAIGVASIFMEVHQDPDNAPSDGPNMLKLTDLKPILAHLKKLDALTKSNS; encoded by the coding sequence ATGAAAACAGTTAGCGTTAATAATATTAATATTAGTAATAATTTACCTTTTACCTTAATTGCTGGCCCTTGTGTTTTAGAAAGTGCCGAACATGCTTTTTTTATGGCAGAAAATCTAGTTAAAATCACAAAGGAGCTTAATATTCCTCTTATTTATAAAAGCTCTTTTGATAAAGCCAATCGTAGTGCTATTAACGCTAAGCGAGGCATTGGTTTAAAGGAATCTTTAAAAGTTTTTCAAGATATTAAAACTAAATTTAATATTCCTGTAATTACTGATGTGCATGAATCTTACCAATGTGCGGAGGTGGCAACAGTGGTAGATGTGCTGCAAATTCCTGCCTTTTTATGTAGGCAAACGGATTTACTCATTGCTGCTGGTAAAACTGGTAAAGCCATTAATGTTAAAAAAGGGCAATTTTTAGCTCCTTGGGAAATGGGAAATATTACTAGTAAAATAGAAAGTACCGGTAATAAAAAGATTATGCTATGTGAAAGAGGCAGTAGTTTTGGTTACAATAATTTAGTAGTAGATATGACAGGGTTACCAATTATGGCACAAACAGGCTATCCAGTAGTGTTTGATGCCACCCACGCCGTACAAAAACCAGGCGGTTTAGGCAATAAAACTGGTGGCAATAGAGAATTCGCTCCAGTTTTAGCTAAAGCTGCCTTAGCTATTGGAGTAGCATCTATTTTTATGGAAGTTCACCAAGACCCCGATAATGCCCCAAGTGACGGTCCAAACATGTTAAAACTTACTGATCTTAAGCCTATTTTAGCACATTTAAAAAAGTTAGATGCTTTAACTAAAAGCAATTCTTAA
- the tpiA gene encoding Triosephosphate isomerase, which yields MERKKLIAGNWKMNGLITDAQARINKLQNLIKNSNSKVDVLVCPPFTLLATVKEFCHNTNIMLGAQDCHFNESGAHTGDISPTMLKDLSCKYVILGHSERRINHNESNALVQKKVTAALERGLIPILCIGESKEEKEKKVTLKVLQKQLAESLPKNAKNFVIAYEPIWAIGTSVTPTLEEIENTHQEIRNYLSTLIGDQANNIQILYGGSLKPSNAKEILALNNVDGGLIGGASLIAEDFFTIIASN from the coding sequence ATGGAAAGAAAAAAACTGATTGCTGGTAACTGGAAAATGAATGGTTTAATTACCGATGCCCAAGCCAGAATTAATAAACTTCAAAATCTAATTAAAAATTCCAACTCTAAAGTAGATGTTCTAGTTTGCCCACCATTTACATTACTAGCCACTGTTAAAGAATTTTGCCATAATACTAATATTATGTTAGGAGCCCAAGATTGCCATTTTAATGAAAGTGGTGCTCATACTGGTGATATTAGCCCTACAATGCTTAAAGATTTATCTTGTAAATATGTAATTTTAGGGCATTCAGAACGTAGAATAAACCATAATGAATCTAATGCTTTAGTGCAAAAAAAGGTAACAGCAGCACTTGAACGTGGTTTAATTCCTATTTTATGTATTGGGGAAAGCAAGGAAGAAAAAGAAAAAAAGGTTACTCTTAAGGTTTTACAAAAGCAATTAGCAGAATCTTTACCAAAGAACGCTAAAAATTTTGTAATAGCGTACGAGCCAATTTGGGCTATTGGTACATCAGTAACTCCTACCCTAGAAGAAATAGAAAATACCCACCAAGAGATTCGTAACTATTTAAGTACATTAATAGGAGATCAAGCCAACAATATTCAAATTCTATATGGTGGTTCATTAAAACCTAGCAATGCTAAAGAGATCTTAGCCTTAAATAACGTTGATGGTGGGCTAATAGGAGGGGCATCTTTAATTGCTGAAGATTTTTTTACTATTATTGCTAGTAACTAA
- the ppiD gene encoding Peptidyl-prolyl cis-trans isomerase D encodes MLKNSIKSFSMKRIVIAVIILLVSISMIPWIISNYSLSATKNDDWIKVGSKSTPANVILGEYNAFIQQNYQYVSRNPYALFQYLNNLISQHVMVLLFANEAEKLNIKIDDDILLKIVAEIPAFQKPDGSFDKEKFSSRITSIFGSEKIFLDNIKNNLLKEQLVNSIGGNLHLPYYVGYIELLTMGQVREIKYIDVNSLIKEKIPTATTKDLAKLREDNKKVFTTNESRNGEYVYIRPNLELNKLQVSQQEINNYYKKNQANYMKEEQRSLLEITFMSEEEAKAALQKLPTMKLADIKKTYKVVSLTNVEPMALPNQLATSVFAAKTNVWNNPIASDLGWHVFNVQKITPATPKPLTLVRQEIKAEILADKKKKTIDDLKSKLALMVSKDKFSNIAKKFQGSYYAFHDVNEKNIGADKNIIASEDVFHQILGAAVNKTSEVIETENGDLLVVKINKINPARLKNIAEIKPQLISMWNKQIKEKQVNDKVAKLMVQLSNKPINSLGLKVQTIKISRNMKQLPFARTSLETLFISEKNKPIEGKLIGGNTFVAITTNIINSKEEYKNNMDIKNQKVVNLSDYLSQQYVQGFFEKYATKLQSEYKVKINEKAIMEKLAPNQ; translated from the coding sequence ATGTTAAAAAATAGTATAAAAAGTTTTTCTATGAAAAGGATTGTTATTGCTGTAATAATCTTGTTGGTTTCTATTAGTATGATTCCATGGATTATTAGTAATTATTCTCTTTCTGCTACTAAAAATGATGATTGGATTAAAGTGGGTAGTAAATCTACACCAGCTAATGTGATTTTAGGTGAATATAATGCTTTTATTCAGCAAAATTACCAGTATGTAAGCCGTAATCCTTATGCTTTGTTTCAATACTTAAATAACTTAATTAGCCAGCATGTAATGGTTTTACTTTTTGCTAATGAAGCTGAAAAACTTAATATTAAAATTGATGATGATATCCTACTAAAAATTGTAGCTGAAATCCCTGCTTTTCAAAAACCAGATGGCTCTTTTGATAAAGAAAAATTTTCTAGTAGAATTACCTCTATTTTTGGTTCTGAAAAAATTTTCTTAGATAATATAAAAAATAATTTATTAAAGGAACAGTTAGTAAACTCTATTGGGGGGAATTTACATTTACCATATTATGTAGGTTATATAGAACTTTTAACTATGGGGCAAGTAAGGGAAATTAAATACATAGATGTAAATTCATTAATAAAAGAAAAAATTCCTACGGCTACAACAAAAGATTTAGCAAAACTAAGAGAAGATAACAAAAAAGTATTTACTACAAATGAAAGCCGTAACGGTGAGTATGTTTATATCCGCCCTAATTTAGAGTTAAATAAATTACAAGTTTCACAACAAGAAATTAATAATTATTATAAGAAAAACCAAGCTAACTACATGAAAGAAGAACAGCGTAGTTTATTAGAAATTACTTTTATGTCGGAAGAAGAAGCAAAAGCAGCACTTCAAAAACTACCAACTATGAAATTAGCTGATATTAAAAAAACTTATAAAGTTGTTAGTTTAACTAATGTAGAACCTATGGCATTGCCTAACCAATTAGCAACTAGTGTATTTGCGGCTAAAACTAATGTGTGGAATAATCCGATAGCGTCCGACTTAGGTTGGCATGTATTTAATGTGCAAAAAATTACTCCAGCAACTCCTAAACCTTTAACTTTAGTAAGGCAAGAAATTAAAGCTGAAATTCTAGCCGATAAAAAGAAAAAAACCATTGATGATTTAAAATCTAAACTTGCTTTAATGGTAAGCAAAGATAAATTTAGTAATATTGCTAAAAAATTTCAAGGTTCTTATTATGCTTTTCATGATGTTAATGAAAAAAATATTGGTGCCGATAAAAATATTATTGCCTCGGAAGATGTTTTCCACCAAATTTTAGGAGCTGCTGTAAATAAAACCTCGGAAGTAATTGAAACTGAAAATGGTGATTTACTAGTAGTAAAAATTAATAAAATAAATCCTGCACGTTTAAAAAATATAGCCGAAATTAAACCACAGCTAATATCTATGTGGAATAAACAAATTAAAGAAAAGCAAGTAAATGATAAAGTAGCAAAATTAATGGTGCAACTTTCTAATAAACCTATTAATTCTTTAGGATTAAAAGTGCAAACTATTAAAATTTCTAGAAATATGAAACAATTACCTTTTGCTAGAACTTCTTTAGAAACCTTATTTATATCGGAAAAAAATAAGCCAATAGAAGGTAAACTAATTGGTGGTAATACTTTTGTAGCAATTACTACTAATATTATTAATTCTAAAGAAGAATATAAAAATAACATGGATATTAAAAACCAAAAAGTAGTAAATTTAAGTGATTATTTAAGCCAACAGTATGTACAAGGCTTTTTTGAAAAATATGCTACTAAACTACAAAGTGAATATAAAGTAAAAATTAATGAAAAAGCTATTATGGAAAAATTGGCTCCTAACCAGTAA